Proteins encoded together in one Terriglobus saanensis SP1PR4 window:
- a CDS encoding GAF domain-containing protein gives MREHQTFVPAALPSNESERLSALAAYRIMDSQDEPQFDQLTRLGAYAFHVPLCLITFISEHRQFLKSAYGTPRRESSRRDSFCSYSLLQDDPLVVLDTSQDPRFASNPHVQTETPLLFYAGTPLVSKEGLKIGTFCIFDFTPRESFEEKDRKALVDFASLAMELVEERLLPMQLAQAEAKTLNSSRNSRQILESVEESVFLLDKDWNLIFLTRMQFGTAPRAVMCLGKIYGKPFPDW, from the coding sequence ATGAGAGAACACCAGACCTTTGTGCCCGCTGCACTCCCTTCAAACGAATCAGAGCGGCTCTCCGCCCTCGCCGCCTACCGCATCATGGATTCACAGGACGAGCCCCAGTTCGACCAGCTCACGCGTCTGGGCGCTTATGCCTTCCACGTTCCCTTGTGTCTCATCACCTTTATCTCGGAGCATAGGCAGTTCTTGAAATCTGCTTATGGCACTCCCAGACGCGAGTCTTCGCGACGTGATTCCTTCTGTAGCTACTCCCTTCTTCAGGACGATCCCTTGGTCGTTCTGGATACCTCGCAGGATCCGCGTTTCGCTTCGAACCCGCACGTACAGACCGAAACGCCGCTTTTGTTTTATGCAGGAACTCCCTTGGTGAGCAAAGAAGGCCTAAAAATAGGTACCTTCTGCATCTTCGACTTCACCCCCCGCGAAAGCTTTGAAGAGAAAGACCGTAAAGCGCTCGTGGACTTCGCCTCTCTGGCCATGGAACTGGTGGAGGAGCGGCTTCTGCCCATGCAGTTGGCTCAAGCCGAAGCAAAAACCCTGAACTCCTCCCGGAATTCGCGGCAGATTCTGGAAAGCGTAGAAGAAAGCGTCTTCCTCCTCGACAAGGACTGGAACCTCATCTTTCTCACCAGAATGCAATTCGGAACAGCGCCCAGGGCCGTGATGTGCTTGGGCAAAATATATGGAAAGCCTTTCCCGGACTGGTAG
- a CDS encoding pyridoxal phosphate-dependent aminotransferase → MPQKNASAVSRRSFMRLASVAASLPVLTEAHFAWAAHQATPTPGASAPLRRVRPATPPGAVMINANENPLGPCRAACEAIAAIAPKGGRYDMDGETEKLTKTFAEQNGLKEEYIMVYAGSSEPLHYSVLAFTSPTKGFVTADPSYEAGMRAASIAKAKITKVPLTANYAHDVKAMVAADPNAGVIYICNPNNPTGTTTTKEDIAWALENKPKGSILLVDEAYIHLSDAKNVLEYVAADKDLIVLRTFSKIYGMAGIRCGFAVGRPDLLAKLQPFGQNAMPITGSVAANVSLLDAELVPTRKALIAKTRNDTFAFLKANHYKFIPSESNCFMIDTGRPGGQVIAAMRAKNIFIGRTWAVWPNMVRVSVGTPSEMAKFQVAFKEVMDVPSTATLHDPFVDVAFPQLS, encoded by the coding sequence ATGCCCCAGAAGAACGCATCTGCGGTCTCACGCCGTTCCTTCATGCGCCTCGCAAGCGTCGCTGCTTCCTTGCCGGTCCTTACCGAAGCGCACTTCGCCTGGGCCGCACATCAGGCGACTCCAACACCCGGTGCCTCCGCGCCATTGCGCCGTGTGCGTCCAGCTACGCCACCGGGCGCCGTTATGATCAACGCAAATGAAAATCCCCTGGGTCCTTGTAGGGCCGCATGCGAAGCCATCGCAGCCATCGCACCCAAGGGCGGACGCTATGACATGGATGGCGAAACGGAGAAGCTCACCAAGACCTTCGCCGAACAGAATGGCCTGAAGGAGGAGTACATCATGGTCTATGCGGGCTCCTCCGAGCCACTGCATTACTCCGTGCTCGCCTTCACTTCCCCCACCAAAGGCTTCGTCACAGCAGATCCTTCTTACGAAGCCGGCATGCGCGCCGCATCCATCGCAAAGGCCAAGATCACCAAGGTACCTTTGACAGCGAACTACGCACACGACGTCAAGGCCATGGTGGCTGCCGATCCGAACGCTGGCGTGATTTATATCTGTAATCCAAATAACCCGACCGGCACCACCACCACCAAGGAAGATATCGCCTGGGCGCTCGAAAACAAGCCCAAGGGTTCGATCCTACTCGTCGACGAAGCCTACATTCACCTCTCCGACGCGAAGAACGTTCTGGAGTATGTAGCCGCGGACAAAGACTTGATCGTTCTGCGTACCTTCTCCAAAATCTACGGCATGGCAGGTATCCGTTGCGGCTTCGCAGTAGGCCGTCCTGACTTACTCGCGAAATTACAGCCCTTCGGACAGAACGCAATGCCGATCACCGGCTCTGTCGCAGCGAACGTCAGTCTGCTCGACGCAGAGTTAGTACCTACGCGCAAAGCTCTGATCGCGAAGACACGGAACGATACCTTCGCCTTCCTCAAGGCGAATCACTACAAGTTCATTCCCTCTGAATCCAACTGCTTCATGATCGATACCGGCCGTCCCGGCGGTCAGGTCATCGCCGCCATGCGCGCGAAGAACATCTTCATCGGACGCACATGGGCTGTCTGGCCCAACATGGTGCGCGTCTCCGTCGGCACGCCAAGTGAGATGGCGAAGTTCCAGGTAGCGTTCAAGGAAGTCATGGATGTGCCTTCCACGGCCACTCTGCACGATCCATTCGTCGACGTAGCCTTCCCTCAGCTCTCGTAG
- a CDS encoding putative bifunctional diguanylate cyclase/phosphodiesterase encodes MLGQNIWKAFPGLVGTGFEQKYRQVAQEGIALSFNEYYAPLKAYFKGHVHPSGDGIVVFLSDVTEQRSLDLELRKVEERYRLAARSTTEGVWDRDMLTDQIYYSARWQEIVGLPAVDFIGTSADWENRVHPKDLLLGQQAQREMEEQNTLEFRTEYRMRHEDRGWIWVRNEGIIIRDQENRPTRKVGSMKEITSEKSIEPLTGLPNRASSVEQIDHRMEMPSKEQATFAVIVVGLDVFNRINDSFGRASGDAILIEIARRLDSTIQKDPLSIAGRITGDEFVVLLGRIAGVDDAITYANLLQHVLSTPIEHQHQFLTISASIGIAMGDEGYHSAETMLEDAEVAMHQAKRAGKAQCILFGAHMRERTRRRVELETDLRGAFQRNEFILHYQPKVLLETGKLVGFEALVRWQHPVKGMISPAEFIPYAEETGLIIDIGRWTLRNAIRQAKVWRDSGLVAPDVTMAVNLSTKQFERPGLIAEIAKKLAEEDFPADCLTLEVTESALMDNIAGAKKSLDGLRSLGVHLDLDDFGTGYSSLSYLNRLPFDSLKIDQSFVHELTDSQESKAIAQSILQLGRTLNMTVIAEGIETAEQSLLLMQVGCLYGQGYLFSKPLDAEGIRELLTASPGMGLQSHLLLPNDLPEMPFTTEK; translated from the coding sequence GTGCTTGGGCAAAATATATGGAAAGCCTTTCCCGGACTGGTAGGAACGGGCTTCGAACAGAAGTACAGACAAGTAGCTCAGGAAGGCATCGCGCTCTCCTTCAACGAATACTATGCGCCGCTCAAGGCCTATTTCAAAGGACACGTCCATCCCAGCGGGGATGGGATCGTCGTCTTTCTCTCCGACGTCACCGAGCAGCGGTCTCTGGATCTGGAGCTCCGCAAAGTAGAAGAGCGCTATCGCCTCGCCGCACGATCGACGACGGAAGGGGTATGGGATCGAGATATGTTAACCGATCAGATCTATTATTCCGCGCGATGGCAGGAAATCGTCGGTCTGCCCGCGGTCGATTTCATAGGAACCAGTGCTGATTGGGAAAATCGGGTCCACCCAAAAGACTTGCTCCTCGGTCAACAAGCACAACGCGAGATGGAAGAGCAGAACACACTAGAGTTCCGCACTGAATATCGGATGCGTCACGAAGACCGGGGTTGGATCTGGGTGCGGAACGAAGGGATCATCATCAGGGATCAGGAAAATCGGCCCACCCGCAAGGTGGGCTCGATGAAAGAGATTACCTCTGAAAAGTCGATTGAGCCGCTGACCGGCCTGCCAAACCGAGCCTCGTCCGTGGAGCAGATCGATCACCGTATGGAGATGCCCTCGAAAGAGCAGGCGACCTTCGCGGTGATTGTCGTCGGCCTGGACGTCTTCAATCGAATCAACGATAGCTTTGGTCGAGCTTCTGGCGATGCCATCCTGATCGAAATCGCACGACGGCTGGATTCAACGATCCAGAAAGACCCTCTATCGATCGCTGGAAGAATTACGGGCGATGAGTTTGTGGTCCTTTTAGGCCGCATCGCTGGAGTCGATGACGCAATCACCTATGCCAACCTTCTTCAGCATGTTCTGAGCACTCCGATCGAGCACCAACATCAGTTTCTTACCATCTCGGCCAGCATTGGGATTGCGATGGGAGATGAGGGCTATCACTCCGCCGAGACGATGTTGGAGGATGCGGAAGTTGCCATGCACCAGGCAAAACGGGCCGGGAAAGCCCAGTGCATTCTCTTCGGCGCCCATATGAGGGAACGGACGCGAAGGCGCGTCGAGCTGGAAACTGACCTTCGTGGAGCGTTCCAAAGAAACGAATTCATCCTCCACTATCAGCCCAAAGTGCTATTGGAGACCGGAAAGCTCGTCGGATTCGAAGCACTCGTCCGCTGGCAGCATCCGGTCAAGGGTATGATCTCCCCCGCAGAATTTATCCCCTACGCCGAAGAAACCGGCTTGATCATCGACATCGGCCGATGGACGCTGCGAAACGCTATCCGGCAGGCAAAGGTCTGGCGTGACTCCGGCCTGGTTGCGCCCGATGTCACCATGGCGGTGAATCTTTCGACCAAGCAGTTTGAAAGGCCGGGTCTGATCGCAGAGATTGCGAAAAAACTCGCCGAAGAAGACTTCCCCGCGGACTGTCTCACTCTGGAGGTCACCGAAAGCGCCCTGATGGACAACATAGCAGGCGCAAAGAAGAGCCTGGATGGTCTGCGAAGCCTCGGCGTCCATCTGGACCTGGACGACTTCGGAACTGGCTACTCTTCTCTCAGTTATCTCAATCGTCTTCCCTTTGACTCCCTGAAGATCGACCAATCCTTCGTCCACGAGTTAACGGACTCCCAGGAAAGTAAGGCCATCGCGCAATCGATCCTGCAATTAGGTCGGACCCTGAATATGACGGTAATCGCGGAGGGAATCGAAACAGCGGAACAAAGCCTTTTGCTCATGCAGGTGGGATGCCTTTACGGACAGGGATATCTCTTCTCAAAACCTCTGGATGCCGAGGGCATAAGAGAGCTTCTGACGGCTTCTCCAGGTATGGGGTTACAGAGTCATCTGTTACTACCGAATGACTTACCAGAGATGCCTTTCACGACAGAGAAGTAA
- a CDS encoding RidA family protein — protein sequence MKKIICTATMMLALSTVTHAQAVVKHLQPNEKSPIANGVWAGDTLYLSGQLASPVTAADPAKGVAAAYGDTEAQALSALTKIQALLKEQGLDMKDVVKMTVFLAGDPSKGGKLDFPGLQASYTKFFGTKDQPNKPARSAMQVAALVAPWALVEIEVIAVRSK from the coding sequence ATGAAGAAGATTATTTGCACAGCGACGATGATGTTGGCACTAAGCACGGTAACGCACGCGCAGGCTGTGGTGAAGCATCTGCAACCGAATGAGAAGAGCCCGATTGCCAACGGCGTCTGGGCGGGAGATACGTTGTATCTCAGCGGACAGCTTGCATCGCCAGTGACTGCTGCAGATCCTGCAAAGGGTGTTGCCGCAGCCTATGGAGATACCGAGGCGCAGGCATTGAGCGCTCTGACAAAGATCCAGGCTTTGCTGAAGGAGCAGGGGCTGGATATGAAGGATGTTGTGAAGATGACGGTGTTTCTTGCGGGCGATCCTTCCAAGGGTGGGAAGCTGGATTTTCCGGGTCTGCAGGCGAGCTATACCAAGTTCTTCGGAACGAAGGATCAGCCCAACAAGCCCGCGCGCAGCGCCATGCAGGTGGCCGCTCTTGTGGCTCCCTGGGCATTGGTGGAGATCGAAGTGATTGCGGTTCGTTCCAAGTAA
- a CDS encoding flavin monoamine oxidase family protein, whose product MSISRRNFLLRVGQAGGYSAAFTAMQAMGLMPMKAVAAEPITATAGVGKGTKLVVLGGGIAGLTTAYEARKLGYDVTLLEARKRAGGRSWSARNGDVVEFVDGTRQQVSWSEGLYQNMGPGRLPSVHGTILGYCRELKVPLEVEVNTSRSTLLQNDKVNDGKPYVQRKAINDTRGHVSELLSKAVQNGSLDQELSADDRIRMIEFLKIYGALDKSNTYQGSDRSGIKQYPGAGAQEMVFEKDTIPMHVLLDANFWSAELYEEAWDWQATMMQPVNGMQQIANAFAKSLGPIVHYDSPVSEIKKTAKGVSVTYVQGGVTKHVEAEYAVCAMPLTILNKIQADLDPEHAAAVKLGASLYRGSFKVPWESNRFWEKDYNIYGGLSFLAQGPSPVWYPSCNLMSDRGIIVSGYMDETVGGFNKLTMEEKFAASRASIEKLHPGHGKELEKPIFCGWKHIKYNEGSWIGSTPPAMYNVITQPDGPIYFAGDHTSHVVGWQEGAALSGRRAIQMISDKVKARA is encoded by the coding sequence ATGAGCATTTCCAGGCGCAATTTCCTTTTGCGTGTCGGGCAGGCCGGCGGTTACAGCGCGGCTTTTACAGCAATGCAGGCCATGGGTTTGATGCCGATGAAGGCAGTGGCTGCCGAACCGATTACAGCTACGGCGGGCGTGGGTAAGGGAACGAAGCTGGTGGTTCTGGGGGGCGGTATCGCAGGGCTTACGACAGCCTATGAAGCCAGAAAGCTGGGCTATGACGTGACTCTGCTGGAGGCTCGGAAGCGCGCGGGTGGACGCAGCTGGAGTGCACGGAACGGCGACGTGGTGGAGTTTGTGGATGGAACCAGGCAGCAGGTTAGCTGGAGCGAGGGGCTGTACCAGAACATGGGACCGGGGCGTCTTCCCTCCGTGCACGGAACGATTCTTGGCTATTGTCGTGAGTTAAAAGTTCCACTGGAAGTTGAGGTCAATACTTCACGCTCGACTTTGCTGCAGAACGATAAGGTGAATGACGGCAAGCCGTATGTGCAGCGCAAGGCGATCAACGATACGCGCGGGCATGTGAGCGAGTTGTTGTCGAAGGCCGTGCAGAATGGCTCGCTGGACCAGGAGCTTTCCGCGGATGATCGTATCCGCATGATTGAGTTTTTGAAAATCTATGGCGCTCTGGATAAGAGCAATACGTACCAGGGTTCTGATCGTTCGGGCATCAAGCAATATCCCGGCGCGGGTGCGCAGGAGATGGTCTTTGAGAAAGACACCATCCCGATGCATGTGCTGCTGGATGCAAACTTCTGGTCCGCAGAGCTGTATGAAGAGGCATGGGACTGGCAGGCGACGATGATGCAGCCGGTGAACGGTATGCAGCAGATTGCCAATGCTTTTGCGAAGTCCCTCGGGCCGATCGTGCACTATGACTCGCCGGTGAGCGAGATCAAGAAGACCGCAAAGGGTGTCAGCGTGACCTATGTGCAGGGTGGCGTCACGAAGCATGTAGAAGCCGAGTACGCCGTATGCGCGATGCCGTTGACGATCCTCAACAAGATTCAGGCGGACCTGGATCCCGAGCACGCGGCGGCCGTGAAGCTGGGCGCCAGCCTGTATCGCGGATCGTTCAAGGTCCCGTGGGAATCGAACCGCTTCTGGGAGAAGGATTACAACATCTATGGCGGCCTTTCGTTCCTCGCGCAGGGACCGAGCCCGGTATGGTATCCAAGCTGCAATCTTATGTCGGACCGTGGCATCATCGTGTCGGGTTACATGGATGAGACGGTCGGCGGCTTCAACAAACTTACGATGGAAGAGAAGTTTGCGGCATCGCGCGCGTCGATTGAGAAGCTGCACCCCGGCCATGGCAAGGAGCTGGAGAAACCAATCTTCTGCGGATGGAAGCACATTAAGTACAACGAAGGCTCATGGATTGGATCGACTCCGCCAGCGATGTACAACGTGATCACGCAGCCTGACGGTCCGATCTACTTTGCCGGAGATCATACGAGCCACGTTGTGGGCTGGCAGGAGGGCGCTGCACTGAGCGGACGCCGCGCCATCCAGATGATCAGCGACAAAGTCAAAGCGCGCGCGTAA